From the Bos taurus isolate L1 Dominette 01449 registration number 42190680 breed Hereford chromosome 20, ARS-UCD2.0, whole genome shotgun sequence genome, one window contains:
- the gzmA gene encoding granzyme A precursor, with translation MNIPFPFSFPPAICLLLIPGVFPVSCEGIIGGNEVAPHTRRYMALIKGLKLCAGALIKENWVLTAAHCDLKGNPQVILGAHSTSHKEKLDQVFSIKKAIPYPCFDPQTFEGDLQLLQLEGKATMTKAVGILQLPRTEDDVKPHTKCHVAGWGSTKKDACQMSNALREANVTVIDRKICNDAQHYNFNPVIDLSMICAGGRKGEDDSCEGDSGSPLICDNVFRGVTSFGKCGNPQKPGIYILLTKKHLNWIKKTIAGAI, from the exons ATGaatattccttttcctttctcttttcctcctgccattTGTCTCCTTCTAATTCCTGGAG tttttccagtatcCTGCGAGGGAATTATAGGAGGAAATGAAGTGGCCCCTCACACAAGACGCTACATGGCTCTAATCAAAGGGCTGAAACTCTGTGCAGGGGCTTTAATCAAAGAAAACTGGGTGTTGACAGCCGCTCATTGTGACCT gaaGGGCAATCCTCAAGTTATTCTTGGGGCCCACTCTACATCCCATAAAGAGAAACTTGACCAagtattttccattaaaaaggcAATTCCCTACCCATGCTTTGATCCACAGACATTTGAAGGGGATCTTCAACTACTTCAg CTGGAAGGTAAAGCAACTATGACCAAAGCTGTAGGAATACTTCAGCTACCAAGAACAGAAGACGATGTCAAACCCCACACCAAGTGTCATGTGGCAGGATGGGGAAGCACCAAAAAAGACGCATGTCAAATGTCTAATGCCTTGAGAGAAGCCAACGTTACAGTGATAGATAGGAAAATATGCAATGATGCCCAGCACTATAATTTTAATCCAGTTATTGATCTCAGTATGATCTGTGCTGGTGGTAGAAAAGGTGAAGATGATTCATGTGAa GGGGATTCTGGAAGTCCTCTGATATGTGATAATGTTTTCAGAGGTGTCACTTCCTTTGGCAAGTGTGGTAATCCCCAGAAGCCTGGCATCTACATCCTCCTTACCAAAAAACACCTCAACTGGATAAAGAAAACCATTGCAGGAGCCATATAA